In one Oscillospiraceae bacterium genomic region, the following are encoded:
- the purB gene encoding adenylosuccinate lyase translates to MSNTAIYESPLSSRYASDEMLHLFSPDKKFSTWRRLWVALARAEMELGLPVSPEQVAELEAHLDDIDYDKAAAYEKKLRHDVMAHVHTYGDACPKAMPIIHLGATSCYVGDNTDIILMREGLVLVRDKLVQVLSHLAAFAQRYKALPTLGFTHFQPAQLVTVGKRATLWMNELLMDLDEVEYRISTLKLLGSKGTTGTQASFLELFEGDHEKVRRLEEKIAAELGFDGVVPVSGQTYSRKLDAGVLSTLSGVAQSASKFATDMRLLCHLKEVEEPFEKNQIGSSAMPYKRNPMRCERICSLARYVMVDAQNPAMTAATQWFERTLDDSANKRIAVPEAFLAVDAILNIYANVCANLVVHEKVIERRVLEELPFMASENIMMDAVKKGGNRQELHERIRLHALEAGRSVKDLGLPNNLIDLLAADPLFGMTREELSAHLEPARYIGRCPEQVDDFLAREVRPVLERYAGALEKQETELKV, encoded by the coding sequence ATGAGTAACACCGCGATTTACGAGAGCCCGCTCTCCTCCCGCTACGCCAGCGACGAGATGCTGCACCTCTTTTCCCCGGACAAAAAGTTCTCCACCTGGCGCAGGCTGTGGGTGGCCCTGGCCCGGGCCGAGATGGAGCTGGGCCTGCCTGTTTCCCCGGAGCAGGTGGCCGAGCTGGAGGCCCATCTGGACGACATCGACTATGACAAGGCCGCGGCGTATGAGAAGAAGCTCCGCCACGACGTGATGGCCCACGTGCACACCTATGGTGACGCCTGCCCCAAGGCCATGCCCATCATCCACCTGGGGGCCACCAGCTGCTACGTGGGGGACAACACCGACATCATCCTCATGCGGGAGGGCCTGGTCCTGGTGCGGGACAAGCTGGTGCAGGTGCTCTCCCACCTGGCCGCGTTTGCGCAGCGGTACAAGGCCCTGCCCACACTGGGCTTTACCCATTTCCAGCCCGCCCAGCTCGTGACCGTGGGCAAGCGGGCCACCCTGTGGATGAACGAACTGCTGATGGATCTGGACGAGGTGGAGTACCGCATCTCCACCCTCAAGCTGCTGGGCTCCAAGGGCACCACCGGCACCCAGGCCAGCTTCCTGGAGCTCTTCGAGGGGGACCACGAAAAGGTCAGGCGCCTGGAGGAGAAGATTGCCGCCGAGCTGGGCTTCGACGGCGTGGTGCCCGTGTCGGGGCAGACCTACTCCCGCAAGCTGGACGCCGGGGTGCTGTCCACCCTGTCCGGCGTGGCCCAGAGCGCCAGCAAGTTCGCCACCGACATGCGCCTGCTGTGCCACCTCAAGGAGGTGGAGGAGCCCTTTGAGAAGAACCAGATCGGCTCCTCGGCCATGCCCTATAAGCGCAACCCCATGCGCTGCGAGCGCATCTGCTCCCTGGCCCGCTACGTGATGGTGGATGCCCAGAACCCCGCGATGACCGCGGCCACCCAGTGGTTCGAGCGCACCCTGGACGACTCGGCCAACAAGCGCATCGCCGTGCCAGAGGCCTTCCTGGCCGTGGACGCCATTTTGAATATCTACGCCAACGTGTGCGCCAACCTGGTGGTCCATGAGAAGGTCATCGAGCGCCGCGTGCTGGAGGAGCTGCCCTTCATGGCCAGCGAGAACATCATGATGGACGCGGTAAAGAAGGGCGGCAACCGCCAGGAGCTCCACGAGCGCATCCGGCTCCACGCCCTGGAGGCAGGGCGCAGCGTAAAGGATCTCGGCCTGCCCAACAACCTGATCGATCTGCTCGCCGCCGACCCCCTGTTCGGCATGACCCGCGAGGAGCTCTCCGCCCATCTGGAGCCCGCCCGCTATATCGGCCGCTGCCCGGAGCAGGTGGACGACTTCCTGGCCCGGGAGGTCCGGCCCGTGCTGG